The proteins below come from a single Amphiura filiformis chromosome 15, Afil_fr2py, whole genome shotgun sequence genomic window:
- the LOC140170859 gene encoding stimulated by retinoic acid gene 6 protein-like, protein MCKAKTMSATLHIAPPRDFRKTHYYDRVTYLLTPPIHQKQTFRSKVRALFYQSKPGFKYSRRFVVTIAVSALALYEVSLAYMFGIDYIFSTLIHVFAYDGPLEKGFEVTNNTETFGIIHRALNSGKDTFWITCYVSLGIMVSFIIHMIVVYRDNTMRLWKGDRSFYPPEELSFATLVVANLRYSGYQIAYCIWGTQDNIRNFFHSQPILGPFWSLSRC, encoded by the exons ATGTGTAAGGCAAAG ACTATGTCTGCCACTCTACACATAGCCCCACCAAGAGATTTCAGGAAAACGCACTACTATGATCGGGTGACATATCTGTTAACTCCACCAAT CCATCAAAAGCAAACCTTTCGATCGAAAGTAAGGGCATTGTTTTACCAATCAAAACCAG GCTTTAAGTATTCCAGACGTTTTGTGGTGACGATAGCGGTTAGTGCCCTTGCTCTATATGAG GTCAGTCTAGCCTACATGTTTGGCATAGACTATATATTTTCAACATTGATTCACGTATTTGCCTATGACGGTCCTTTAGAGAAGGGGTTTGAGGTTACAAATAATACCGAAACGTTCGGAATCATACACCGTGCACTCAATTCCGGCAAAG ATACGTTTTGGATTACATGTTATGTATCCTTGGGAATCATGGTTTCCTTCATAATCCATATGATAGTTGTCTATAG AGACAATACAATGAGGCTGTGGAAAGGAGACCGGTCATTTTATCCACCTGAAGAACTGTCTTTCGCTACTCTTGTG GTTGCCAACCTTCGATACTCAGGGTATCAAATCGCCTATTGTATTTGGGGTAC tcAAGATAATATACGCAATTTCTTTCATTCTCAGCCCATTTTAGGACCATTCTGGTCATTGTCACGCTGTTAA